Sequence from the Rhizomicrobium sp. genome:
CCACGGCGGCGATGAGCCAGACGAAGTCCGCCACGGCGGCGCCGTCTCGATCGCGCCCCGAGGGCCCGGGACGGCCGTCGGGGTGAGAGTGATAGCAGCCCACGATCTCGCGACCGTTCGTCCGCGCGGCGCGTAGGGCGGCGAAATGGTCCGCCGGATCGATCTCGAACCGGTCGTCGGCGCCGGCAAGATTGCGCGCCGGATGCAGCGCAGCGACCGCAATGCCGCCGCCGGTGCGCGTGCCCTCGAGCAATCCGCAGCATTCGCCCGGGACGGCGGCCCAGGCTTCGCTTTCGATCCGCGCGCGCAAACTGGCCGGAAGGTCGAGCGGCGTCACGGCCGCGGCCCGATCCGCGCGATCAGATGGCCGTCCTCAAGGCTGACGATGTCGATCTCGTCGCCCTTGTTCGAGCGGAGCTGTAGGACGA
This genomic interval carries:
- a CDS encoding M67 family metallopeptidase yields the protein MTPLDLPASLRARIESEAWAAVPGECCGLLEGTRTGGGIAVAALHPARNLAGADDRFEIDPADHFAALRAARTNGREIVGCYHSHPDGRPGPSGRDRDGAAVADFVWLIAAVAAGGDAAIGAYLFDGNVFLPLDLSDGTSLDPALVARV